In Luteolibacter arcticus, the genomic stretch CTCATACGACTCATTGGACCCATGGCTTTGAAAATCACCAAGACCCCAAAATGCTACGTCGGCGGCGCGTTCATTCGCTCCGAGTCGGGGGGCGTTTACGAGATGTGTAGCAGCAAGGGGGAGTTCTTCGCGAACATCCCGCGCTGCACGAGGAAGGACCTGCGCAATGCGGTCGAGGCCGCGGCGAAAGCTGGTGCTGGCTGGGCGAAGCGCACGCCTTACAATCGCGCCCAGATCCTCTATCGTCTCGCGGAGACGCTGGAGGCCCGCGCCGCCGAGATGGCAGAGGTCACCAGTGACAAGGAAGTCCGCGCGACCATTGACCGCATTGTCCACTTCGCGGGCTGGGCAGACAAGTATGAGCAGGTGCTCGGCAGCGTGAACCCGGTGGCCAGCCCGCATTTCAATTTCACCGTCACCGAGCCGATGGGTGTGATCGGTATCCTCGCGCCGGAGGAGGCCCCGCTGCTCGCGCTGATGACCTTGATCTTGCCAGCCATCACCAGCGGTAACAGCGTCGTCGCTCTTGCTTCGCATGGCTCGCCCTATCCCGCCATCCTGCTTGGCGAGATGCTCGCCACGAGCGACCTGCCGGGCGGAGTGGTCAACTTGCTGACCGGGGAACGCAAGGACATGCTGCCCACCTTCGCCACCCACGAGCATTTAAGGGCGGTCGCGGCGGTTGCCTCGAAGGAGGACGCCATCGCGTTGCAGCAAGGGGCAGCCGAGAGCGTCAAGCGCGTGAAGCTCCACGATCCGAAAACCGATTGGTATTCCGCCGCGCACGACAGCCCCTATGCCATCCGCGATTTCGTGGAAGCGAAGACCGTTTGGCACCCGGTTGGAGCATGATGCGGGTTGCTCCCCGGCGATGGCGTGACCATGTTCCCATCATGATAAAGCTCGTCCTGTTTCTCGCCGTCCTTTGTTTCTCCTCCACCGCCTTCGCCGGGCCGGATGAGCGGGTGGCGGAGATCCGCCAGTGGTACGATGCCGTCCAGAAGTTGAAGCCTTCGGCCGAACGGAAGATCGCCTTCGAGGCGAAGGATGATCCCTTGAGCGGCGACCTCGCCGTGAAGGATTTCGACGGTGGGTGGAAATCCATCGTCGTCTCCTATAGCGCCGGGGATCACGGGGAAATCGACGAGCATTACTACTTCAAGGACGGGAAGCTCTTCTTCGCTTACGTCGTCGCCACTCACTGGAGATTTCATCCGGACTCGACGGACGAGAACCCGAAGACCATCGATACCCGGAGCGAGGACCGCTACTACTATGACGGTGAAACATGCGTCCGCCGCCTGACGTGTAACGCGACCTCCGATGACGCGGAGAAGCTGCCAGCCATGGTTGCCAAGCTGGAACAAAAGAA encodes the following:
- a CDS encoding aldehyde dehydrogenase family protein; translation: MALKITKTPKCYVGGAFIRSESGGVYEMCSSKGEFFANIPRCTRKDLRNAVEAAAKAGAGWAKRTPYNRAQILYRLAETLEARAAEMAEVTSDKEVRATIDRIVHFAGWADKYEQVLGSVNPVASPHFNFTVTEPMGVIGILAPEEAPLLALMTLILPAITSGNSVVALASHGSPYPAILLGEMLATSDLPGGVVNLLTGERKDMLPTFATHEHLRAVAAVASKEDAIALQQGAAESVKRVKLHDPKTDWYSAAHDSPYAIRDFVEAKTVWHPVGA